Part of the Pseudomonas sp. P8_241 genome is shown below.
GCTTCCTGTCGAAAGAAATGTTTTTTGCCGAAACCGTGTTCATCAACGCCACCCGCTGGGTCGAATTGAGCCTGCCAATCGTGGCAACCATCGCCGGCACTTTCAGCGTGGCTTACTCCCTGCGCTTCACCGTAGATGTGTTTTTTGGCCCGACCGCGACCGATCTGCCGCACACACCCCACGAGCCACCACGCTGGATGCGTGCACCGGTTGAGCTGCTGGTGCTGGCGTGCCTGATCGTCGGGATTTTCCCTGCCCAGGTGGTCGGTCCGATACTCGCTGCCGCTGCGCAACCGGTGGTCGGCGGCACGTTGCCCGAGTACAGCCTGGCGATCTGGCACGGTTTGAACGCACCGATGATCATGAGCCTGATCGCGCTGGGCTGCGGCACCCTGCTTTATCTACTGCTGCGCAATCAGCTTAAACGCGGACGATTCAAGCGGCCGCCCCTGATAGGCCGTCTGGACGGCAAGCGTCTGTTCGAACGCAATCTTGTGGTCATGATGCGCCTGGCTCGTCGCCTGGAACGGCACCTGGGCACCCATCGCTTGCAGGCGCAGTTGTTTCTGGTGGTCCTCGTCGCGGTGCTGGCCGGGCTGACCCCGATGCTGCACAGCAGCCTGAGCTGGGGCGACCGGCCGAAAATCCCGGGCTCGATCGTCTTCGTCACGCTCTGGTTACTGGCCATCGTCTGTGCCCTGGGCGCAGCGTATCAAGCCAAATATCACCGGCTTGCAGCCCTGACCATGGTCAGCGTCTGCGGCCTGATGACGTGTGTCACCTTCGTGTGGTTCTCGGCACCGGACCTGGCGCTGACGCAATTGGCGGTCGAAGTGGTGACCACGGTGCTTATCCTGCTGGGGCTGCGCTGGTTGCCGCGACGGATCGAGGAAGTCTCGCCGTTGCCAGGCAGCCTGCGCCGCGCCCGTGTGCGGCGTATCCGCGACTTGCTGCTGTCGACCGCCGTCGGTGTCGGCATGGCGCTACTGTCCTATGCGATGCTGACACGCCAGACACCCAACGATATTTCCTCGTTCTACCTGAGCCGTGCCCTCCCAGAGGGTGGCGGCAGCAACGTGGTCAACGTGATGCTGGTGGATTTCCGCGGCTTCGACACCCTGGGTGAAATCACCGTGCTGGTCGCCGTGGCCCTGACGGTGTATGCCCTGCTACGCCGCTTCCGCCCACCCAAAGAAAGCTTGCAACTGCCGGCCCAGCAACGCCTGCTGGCTCCGGACGTGGTCACTGACCTGGTCAACCCGCGCCACGCCAGCGACACCGCCCTCGGCTTCATGATGGTACCGGCGGTGCTGGTACGCCTGTTGCTGCCGGTTGCACTGGTGGTGTCGTTCTACCTGTTCATGCGCGGGCACAATCAGCCGGGCGGGGGGTTTGTCGCCGGGCTGGTGATGTCGGTGGCGTTCATCCTGCAATACATGGTCGCCGGCACGCAGTGGGTCGAAGCACAAATGAGCCTGCGCCCGCTGCGCTGGATGGGCACGGGACTGTTGATTGCCACGGTCACGGGCCTGGGCGCGATGGTCGTTGGCTATCCGTTCCTGACCACTCATACCTGGCATTTCGACCTGCCGTTGCTGGGTGATATTCACCTCGCCAGCGCGTTGTTCTTCGACATCGGCGTGTACGGCGTCGTGGTCGGCTCGACTCTGTTGATCCTCACGGCCCTTGCCCACCAATCGGTCCGCGGGCACAAAACCGCCGCCCAACCCAAATCCGTTGTCGCCAAGGGAGCCGTCTGATGGAAGAAGTCATCGCAATCGCCATCGGCGTACTGGCCGCGTCCGGCGTCTGGCTGATCCTGCGACCACGGACGTTCCAGGTGGTCATGGGCCTGTGCCTGCTGTCGTATGGCGTCAATCTGTTCATCTTCAGCATGGGCAGTCTGTTTATCGGCAAAGAGCCGATCATCAAGGACGGCGTACCCCAGGACTTGTTGCACTACACCGACCCGTTGCCACAAGCGCTGGTGCTGACCGCCATCGTCATCAGCTTCGCGATGACCGCATTGTTCCTGGTGGTGCTGCTGGCGTCCCGGGGTCTGACCGGCACAGACCATGTGGACGGCCGGGAGCCTAAGGAATGATGGCGATGAACCACCTGATCGTCGCACCGATCCTGCTGCCGCTGCTGACGGCTGCAATCATGCTGATGCTCGGCGAAAAGCACCGCCCGCTGAAGGCCAAAATCAATCTGGTCTCCAGCCTGCTCGGGCTGGGCATTGCGGTGGCGCTGCTGCAATGGACGCAAACCACCGGCGTGCCGGGCTCCATTGGTGTCTACCTGCCGAGCAACTGGCAAGTGCCCTTTGGTCTGGTGCTGGTGGTTGATCGCCTGTCGGCATTGATGCTGGTGCTGACCGGCATCATCGGCGTCAGCGCCCTGCTGTTCGCCATGGCGCGTTGGGACAGTGCCGGTTCGAGTTTCCACGCGCTGTTCCAGATCCAGCTGATGGGATTGTATGGGGCCTTCCTCACGGCCGACCTGTTCAACCTGTTCGTGTTTTTCGAAGTGCTGCTGGCCGCATCCTACGGCCTGATGCTGCACGGCTCGGGGCGGGCGCGGGTGTCGTCAGGGCTGCATTACATCACGATCAACCTGTTGGCCTCGTCGTTGTTTCTGATTGGTGCTGCGCTGATCTACGGCGTCACCGGAACACTGAACATGGCCGACCTGGCGCAGAAAATTCCGCTGGTGGAGCAAGCCGATCGCGGGCTCCTGCATGCCGGCGCGGGGATTCTGGCGGTGGCATTCCTGGCCAAGGCCGGGATGTGGCCGCTGAATTTCTGGCTGGTACCGGCCTACTCCTCGGCGAGCGCGCCGGTCGCAGCGATGTTTGCGATCATGACCAAGGTTGGCGTCTACACCCTGCTGCGTTTGTGGACGCTGCTATTCTCCGCACAGGCCGGGGCATCGGCGTTTTTTGGCGCAGACTGGCTGATCTATGGCGGTATGGCCACCATCGTTTGCGCGGCCGTCGCAACGCTCGCCACCCAACGCCTGGAACGCATGGCCAGCTTGAGCATTCTGGTATCGGCGGGAATTCTGCTGTCGGCCGTCGGTTTCGCGCAACCGAACCTCGTGAGCTCGGCGCTGTTTTATCTGGTCAGCTCGACATTGGCGTTAAGCGCCTTGTTCCTGCTGGCCGAGCTGATCGAACGCTCGCGTTCGGCCAATGAACTGCTGCTGGAGGACGAAACAGAACTGCTTCCGCGACCTCTGGAATCCCTGCATCCGCCTAAAGGCATCAACCTTGATGACGAACAGAAAGCCGTGGTCGGCCAGGTGATTCCCTGGACCATGGCATTTCTCGGGCTGAGCTTTATCGCGTGCGCCTTGCTGATTATCGGGATGCCGCCGCTCTCGGGATTTATCGGCAAACTCGGCCTGCTCAACGCCCTGCTCAATCCACAGGGTCTGGGCAATGGCGGCACCGAGCCGGTGTCGACCGCTGCATGGGCTTTGCTGGTGTTGTTGATTGTTTCAGGACTGGCCTCGCTCATCACCTTTTCACGCCTGGGCATCCAGCGCTTCTGGACGCCAGCGGAACGCCCCTCCCCT
Proteins encoded:
- a CDS encoding monovalent cation/H+ antiporter subunit A, whose product is MSLIVLLLLPFIGSCLAAVLPHNARNAESLLAGLVALIGTVQVALLYPQIADGGVIREEFLWLPSLGLNFILRMDGFAWLFSMLVLGIGTLVSLYARYYMSPDDPVPRFFAFFLAFMGAMLGLVISGNLIQIVFFWELTSLFSFLLIGYWHHRADARRGAYMALMVTGAGGLCLLAGVMILGHVVGSYDLDKVLAAGDLIRAHALYPILLPLILIGALSKSAQFPFHFWLPHAMAAPTPVSAYLHSATMVKAGVFLLARLWPSLSGSEEWFYIVSGAGACTLLLGAYCAMFQNDLKGLLAYSTISHLGLITLLLGLNSPLAAVAAVFHILNHATFKASLFMAAGIIDHESGTRDIRRLSGLYKLMPFTATLAMVASASMAGVPLLNGFLSKEMFFAETVFINATRWVELSLPIVATIAGTFSVAYSLRFTVDVFFGPTATDLPHTPHEPPRWMRAPVELLVLACLIVGIFPAQVVGPILAAAAQPVVGGTLPEYSLAIWHGLNAPMIMSLIALGCGTLLYLLLRNQLKRGRFKRPPLIGRLDGKRLFERNLVVMMRLARRLERHLGTHRLQAQLFLVVLVAVLAGLTPMLHSSLSWGDRPKIPGSIVFVTLWLLAIVCALGAAYQAKYHRLAALTMVSVCGLMTCVTFVWFSAPDLALTQLAVEVVTTVLILLGLRWLPRRIEEVSPLPGSLRRARVRRIRDLLLSTAVGVGMALLSYAMLTRQTPNDISSFYLSRALPEGGGSNVVNVMLVDFRGFDTLGEITVLVAVALTVYALLRRFRPPKESLQLPAQQRLLAPDVVTDLVNPRHASDTALGFMMVPAVLVRLLLPVALVVSFYLFMRGHNQPGGGFVAGLVMSVAFILQYMVAGTQWVEAQMSLRPLRWMGTGLLIATVTGLGAMVVGYPFLTTHTWHFDLPLLGDIHLASALFFDIGVYGVVVGSTLLILTALAHQSVRGHKTAAQPKSVVAKGAV
- a CDS encoding Na+/H+ antiporter subunit C, giving the protein MEEVIAIAIGVLAASGVWLILRPRTFQVVMGLCLLSYGVNLFIFSMGSLFIGKEPIIKDGVPQDLLHYTDPLPQALVLTAIVISFAMTALFLVVLLASRGLTGTDHVDGREPKE
- a CDS encoding monovalent cation/H+ antiporter subunit D, encoding MMAMNHLIVAPILLPLLTAAIMLMLGEKHRPLKAKINLVSSLLGLGIAVALLQWTQTTGVPGSIGVYLPSNWQVPFGLVLVVDRLSALMLVLTGIIGVSALLFAMARWDSAGSSFHALFQIQLMGLYGAFLTADLFNLFVFFEVLLAASYGLMLHGSGRARVSSGLHYITINLLASSLFLIGAALIYGVTGTLNMADLAQKIPLVEQADRGLLHAGAGILAVAFLAKAGMWPLNFWLVPAYSSASAPVAAMFAIMTKVGVYTLLRLWTLLFSAQAGASAFFGADWLIYGGMATIVCAAVATLATQRLERMASLSILVSAGILLSAVGFAQPNLVSSALFYLVSSTLALSALFLLAELIERSRSANELLLEDETELLPRPLESLHPPKGINLDDEQKAVVGQVIPWTMAFLGLSFIACALLIIGMPPLSGFIGKLGLLNALLNPQGLGNGGTEPVSTAAWALLVLLIVSGLASLITFSRLGIQRFWTPAERPSPVLRRLECIPIFALLGLSILLTFKAEPLLRYTQAAADALNNPQQYVTAVLDTRVVPNPQGKAGVLEVQP